The Mobula birostris isolate sMobBir1 chromosome 1, sMobBir1.hap1, whole genome shotgun sequence genome contains a region encoding:
- the LOC140201574 gene encoding serine/arginine-rich splicing factor 5-like isoform X1, producing the protein MSCRVFIGRLSPHATERNVEKFFKGYGRIKEIDLKNGFGFVEFEDYRDAEDAVYELDGKELCNERVTVEHARARPRGGRGGGRFQGRFSPRWSRSSGGGRNGPPIRTENRVIVENLSSRVSWQDLKDFMRQAGEVTFADAHRHKLNEGVVEFASYSDLKNALDKLSGTELNGRRIRLIEERKQYRSRSRSRSRSRSSSRSRSRTRSRSRSRGRKSYSRSKSRSRSKTRSRSRSPVPAKEQKGRSPSPAKSPESAERPRSHSRSRSCSRSKSRSRSPSAESAE; encoded by the exons ATGAGTTGCCGTGTGTTCATCGGGAGACTGAGCCCTCATGCTACTGAGAGAAATGTGGAGAAGTTTTTCAAAGGATATGGGCGAATTAAGGAAATTGATTTGAAGAATGGTTTTGGATTTGTG gagtttgaagattACAGAGATGCAGAAGATGCAGTTTATGAGCTGGATGGAAAAGAACTGTGCAATGAAAG AGTTACAGTTGAACATGCCAGAGCGCGCCCTAGAGGAGGACGTGGAGGTGGACGATTTCAAGGTCGCTTTAGTCCACGGTGGTCCCGTAGTAgtggagggggaag AAATGGGCCTCCAATTCGTACAGAAAACCGAGTGATTGTTGAAAATCTATCTTCACGAGTCAGCTGGCAG GATCTGAAGGACTTTATGAGACAGGCTGGTGAAGTGACTTTTGCAGATGCACACAGACATAAACTCAATGAAGG AGTTGTAGAATTTGCCTCCTATAGTGACTTGAAGAATGCACTTGATAAGTTGTCTGGGACAGAACTTAACGGAAGGAGGATCCGACTGATTGAAGAACGTAAACAATACAG gtcTCGGAGCAGGTCCAGATCCCGCAGCCGCAGTTCATCACGATCTCGTAGCCGAACACGTAGCCGATCTCGGTCCAGAGGCCGCAAGTCCTATAGTAGATCAAAGAGCAGGAGTCGCAGTAAAACACGTTCTCGTAGCCGATCACCTGTGCCTGCTAAGGAGCAGAAAGGCCGATCTCCTTCACCAGCTAAATCCCCAGAGTCAGCAGAGCGCCCAAGATCTCATTCTCGATCCCGATCTTGTTCACGGTCAAAATCCCGATCCAGATCACCTTCTGCTGAGAGTGCTGAATGA
- the LOC140201574 gene encoding serine/arginine-rich splicing factor 5-like isoform X2, producing the protein MSCRVFIGRLSPHATERNVEKFFKGYGRIKEIDLKNGFGFVEFEDYRDAEDAVYELDGKELCNERVTVEHARARPRGGRGGGRFQGRFSPRWSRSSGGGRNGPPIRTENRVIVENLSSRVSWQPLVMSWAL; encoded by the exons ATGAGTTGCCGTGTGTTCATCGGGAGACTGAGCCCTCATGCTACTGAGAGAAATGTGGAGAAGTTTTTCAAAGGATATGGGCGAATTAAGGAAATTGATTTGAAGAATGGTTTTGGATTTGTG gagtttgaagattACAGAGATGCAGAAGATGCAGTTTATGAGCTGGATGGAAAAGAACTGTGCAATGAAAG AGTTACAGTTGAACATGCCAGAGCGCGCCCTAGAGGAGGACGTGGAGGTGGACGATTTCAAGGTCGCTTTAGTCCACGGTGGTCCCGTAGTAgtggagggggaag AAATGGGCCTCCAATTCGTACAGAAAACCGAGTGATTGTTGAAAATCTATCTTCACGAGTCAGCTGGCAG CCTCTCGTTATGTCGTGGGCCTTGTGA